From Desulforhopalus sp., one genomic window encodes:
- a CDS encoding (Fe-S)-binding protein — translation MADIQKLAEMLKKLDDQLVNCMRCGMCQAVCPLFQQTGRETDVTRGKLALLDGLAQQILKNPQDVNDILNRCLLCGTCQVNCPSGVQIIDIFLEARAIMTGYFGLSPVKKAIFRGMLSNPSLFNALTSIGSKFQGIFTKKVDDLLGSSCARFNAPIVADRHFNSLATTPLRKIFPKLDTPAGSSGLRVAFFPGCVVDKMYPQVGEATIKVLKRKGVGIFLPPGQACCGIPVLTSGDRSTFNNLIDMNLKLFAGMDFDYLVTPCASCTATIKELWPTLYGGSKENLPDIVALGKKTLDITQFLAEHCPVDSLQPIGTQGDAITYHDPCHLKNSLGVTSQPRTLIKATGRTFTEMTEAGTCCGCGGSFNVVHYELSKKIGNRKADNIIASGASTVATSCPACMMQMTDMLSRRDKGIKVKHVVELYADSLGDDSGPRALQAPEK, via the coding sequence ATGGCGGATATTCAAAAATTAGCAGAGATGCTGAAAAAGCTCGACGACCAACTGGTCAACTGCATGCGCTGCGGGATGTGCCAGGCGGTCTGCCCCCTTTTTCAACAGACCGGCAGGGAAACCGATGTCACCCGCGGTAAACTGGCCCTGCTCGACGGACTTGCCCAGCAGATCCTCAAGAACCCGCAGGACGTCAACGACATCCTCAACCGCTGCCTGCTCTGCGGCACCTGCCAGGTGAACTGCCCGAGCGGCGTACAGATCATCGATATCTTTCTTGAGGCCCGGGCGATTATGACCGGCTATTTCGGCCTGTCACCGGTAAAGAAGGCGATATTTCGGGGGATGCTCTCCAATCCGTCGCTGTTCAATGCCCTGACCTCCATCGGCTCGAAATTTCAGGGAATCTTTACCAAAAAGGTTGACGATCTCCTGGGTTCCTCCTGCGCCCGCTTTAATGCCCCGATCGTTGCTGACCGGCATTTCAACAGCCTGGCGACGACACCGCTACGGAAGATCTTTCCCAAGCTCGACACCCCGGCCGGCAGCAGCGGCCTGCGCGTCGCCTTCTTTCCCGGCTGCGTCGTCGATAAGATGTACCCGCAGGTGGGGGAGGCGACCATCAAGGTTCTTAAAAGAAAAGGGGTCGGCATCTTTCTGCCGCCGGGTCAGGCCTGCTGCGGCATTCCGGTTTTGACCAGCGGTGACCGCTCGACCTTTAACAACTTGATTGACATGAACCTCAAACTCTTTGCCGGTATGGACTTCGACTACCTGGTGACGCCCTGCGCTTCCTGCACCGCTACCATCAAGGAGTTGTGGCCGACCCTTTATGGCGGCAGCAAGGAGAATCTGCCGGATATCGTTGCACTGGGCAAGAAGACACTTGATATCACCCAGTTCCTGGCAGAGCACTGCCCTGTCGACAGCCTTCAGCCGATCGGCACCCAAGGTGATGCCATCACCTATCACGACCCCTGCCACCTGAAGAATTCCCTCGGTGTTACCAGTCAGCCGCGGACCTTGATCAAGGCCACCGGCAGGACATTTACGGAAATGACCGAGGCGGGAACCTGTTGCGGCTGTGGCGGTAGTTTCAACGTGGTGCACTACGAACTGTCAAAGAAGATCGGCAACCGCAAGGCGGACAATATTATCGCCTCCGGGGCCTCGACCGTGGCCACTAGTTGCCCGGCCTGCATGATGCAGATGACCGACATGCTGTCGCGCCGGGACAAGGGTATCAAGGTCAAACATGTAGTGGAACTGTATGCCGACAGTCTCGGCGATGACAGCGGCCCCCGGGCCCTGCAAGCACCTGAAAAGTAA